In the Paenibacillus pabuli genome, one interval contains:
- the phnE gene encoding phosphonate ABC transporter, permease protein PhnE → MSIPMNEAKPSFTLYTSMPEPPKPKRNKLLVIGLPLMAVLFVFSLVQLQFDYSKIAQGFTKLGGYMGTMFPPDFSAWRHVLLAAVESLQVAILGSVLGIVVAFILSFLAASNLTPHPFVAWIIRSAASLLRAIPTIVWALIFIVSVGLGPLPGVLAIAVSAAGMLVKVFAQSLEEIDKGVLEAMQSTGASWLQIVMQGILPTVKTAFIAWCVLQLEGGIAESTILGAVGAGGIGYEMTHAMKSYNFAAALFVGLVVFTMVFSVEFVANRYKMKLKTRQN, encoded by the coding sequence ATGAGTATACCAATGAACGAAGCGAAGCCATCTTTTACGCTGTATACTTCCATGCCAGAGCCACCCAAGCCGAAGAGAAACAAGTTGTTAGTCATCGGTCTGCCGCTTATGGCTGTACTTTTTGTGTTCAGTCTCGTACAGCTGCAGTTCGACTATTCCAAGATTGCCCAAGGCTTTACGAAACTAGGCGGTTACATGGGAACCATGTTTCCACCTGATTTCTCGGCCTGGCGCCATGTCCTTCTCGCGGCTGTAGAGTCATTGCAAGTGGCCATTCTTGGATCGGTGCTGGGGATTGTCGTAGCGTTCATTCTCTCCTTTTTGGCTGCAAGCAATTTGACGCCTCATCCGTTCGTTGCTTGGATCATTCGAAGTGCTGCTTCCTTGCTTCGTGCGATTCCTACGATCGTGTGGGCTCTCATCTTTATCGTGTCTGTTGGTCTCGGACCACTCCCTGGAGTGCTAGCGATTGCTGTGTCTGCGGCAGGTATGCTCGTCAAAGTATTTGCCCAGTCACTGGAGGAAATCGACAAGGGTGTACTAGAAGCGATGCAGTCTACGGGTGCCAGCTGGTTGCAGATTGTCATGCAAGGCATTTTGCCTACGGTGAAAACAGCCTTTATTGCCTGGTGCGTACTTCAGCTGGAAGGCGGCATTGCCGAATCCACTATTCTTGGTGCGGTTGGCGCAGGTGGTATTGGATATGAGATGACTCATGCCATGAAATCCTATAACTTTGCGGCTGCTTTGTTTGTCGGATTGGTCGTTTTCACCATGGTATTCAGCGTGGAATTTGTGGCAAACCGATACAAAATGAAGCTAAAAACACGTCAGAACTAA
- the phnE gene encoding phosphonate ABC transporter, permease protein PhnE, producing MNAAQLQSARKLKRTQTILFFIVLLALIIWSSIGAEFSLGAMFAGVGESFRFIIFDFLPPDLSSLFQLIEPALQTLYMSVVAMVIGSVVAGMLSFLAAATTSPHPYLQVFVRAATSLFRNIPVIIWTILLVAAFGLGAVVGTMSLILISIGMLTRSFAEVLEEIDMGQVEAVRAAGGSYFQVLSQAVFPQFLPGFIGWSLYNFEINVRASTIVGMVGGGGLGFILQSKLKLFQYQEASMAVLLVLVIVLVVETITNRVRERII from the coding sequence ATGAATGCGGCTCAGTTGCAATCTGCCCGAAAATTGAAACGCACGCAGACGATATTGTTCTTTATCGTGCTGTTGGCTCTCATCATCTGGTCTTCCATCGGCGCAGAGTTTTCCTTAGGAGCTATGTTTGCAGGGGTAGGAGAGAGCTTCCGATTTATCATTTTTGATTTTCTTCCACCTGATCTTTCTTCGCTCTTCCAGCTCATTGAACCTGCACTGCAGACCCTTTATATGAGTGTGGTTGCAATGGTCATCGGGTCGGTTGTTGCAGGAATGTTATCCTTTTTAGCCGCGGCTACGACAAGCCCCCATCCTTACCTTCAAGTGTTTGTTCGTGCAGCTACGTCGTTGTTTCGTAATATTCCGGTAATTATCTGGACGATTCTGCTTGTTGCAGCGTTTGGACTTGGGGCCGTAGTCGGTACGATGTCGCTGATCCTGATCTCGATCGGGATGTTGACCCGTTCCTTTGCCGAGGTGTTGGAAGAGATAGATATGGGGCAGGTAGAGGCTGTTCGTGCTGCTGGCGGAAGTTATTTTCAAGTGTTATCCCAAGCCGTATTTCCACAATTTTTACCCGGGTTTATCGGCTGGAGCCTGTACAACTTCGAAATCAACGTACGTGCATCCACAATTGTAGGCATGGTTGGGGGCGGTGGTCTCGGCTTTATCCTGCAATCCAAACTGAAGTTGTTTCAGTATCAGGAAGCCAGCATGGCCGTGCTGCTTGTACTCGTTATCGTCCTTGTTGTGGAAACGATCACTAATCGCGTAAGGGAGCGAATCATATGA
- the phnC gene encoding phosphonate ABC transporter ATP-binding protein, which translates to MTLLQVEGLSKVYPDGTKALDNLNLTINPGEFVVVIGPSGAGKSTLLRSLNRMIEPTNGKIQFKGSETMGIKGKKLRELRRHMGMIFQGYNLVTRVSVLNNVLHGRLGYMNPFKGALGLYSKADTEAAKVMLHRVGLHEQMYKRADELSGGQQQRVGIARALSQKPDLILADEPIASLDPASSETIMHYLYTICKEEGIACLCNLHQVDIAKKYATRIIGIHKGSKVFDGTPDELTEDMIRLIYNQTNPKVKETA; encoded by the coding sequence ATGACACTTTTACAGGTGGAAGGGTTGTCCAAGGTGTATCCTGACGGAACAAAAGCGCTTGATAATTTGAACCTGACAATTAATCCCGGAGAGTTTGTTGTCGTCATTGGACCGAGCGGCGCCGGAAAGAGCACCTTGCTGCGCAGTCTGAACCGCATGATTGAGCCAACAAACGGAAAGATCCAGTTTAAAGGCAGTGAAACCATGGGTATCAAAGGTAAAAAACTCCGTGAACTCCGCCGTCATATGGGCATGATCTTCCAGGGATACAATCTGGTCACCCGCGTGTCCGTACTTAACAACGTACTGCATGGACGATTAGGCTACATGAATCCATTCAAAGGGGCACTGGGTCTCTACTCAAAAGCAGATACGGAAGCCGCCAAGGTCATGCTTCACCGTGTTGGTTTACATGAACAGATGTACAAGAGGGCAGATGAACTCAGTGGGGGTCAGCAGCAGAGAGTCGGCATTGCACGTGCACTTTCGCAGAAGCCGGATTTGATATTGGCAGATGAACCCATAGCGAGTCTCGACCCAGCTTCCTCGGAGACGATTATGCATTACTTGTATACGATCTGCAAAGAGGAAGGCATTGCCTGCCTGTGCAATCTGCATCAGGTAGATATCGCGAAGAAATACGCAACCCGTATCATCGGTATCCATAAAGGGTCCAAGGTGTTTGATGGAACGCCTGATGAACTGACGGAAGACATGATCCGGCTCATTTACAACCAGACCAATCCCAAAGTGAAGGAGACAGCCTGA
- a CDS encoding phosphate/phosphite/phosphonate ABC transporter substrate-binding protein: MKNSKRKGYQSLILSLVFMLVILSGCGASASSSSSEGGMPEVIRIGIMPSEEGEMNRSQEQLATDITEATGIPAEIFVAEDYNMVIEALRAGKIEMGLIGPFGYIIATERANAKLLVRSESDQQSNTVILVRNDSPYQSVQDLKGKDFLFADPASTSGNLYPRATLMKELGLSNKELDSFFGSVAFSGGHDKSLLALANGNADGIGTSSLMVPMMAESGLIKEEDFRVIAESDPIVGGAPLLYRQDLPEELVTQLRDLMLNYDTKNPKFLESVGAARFVEGSDSDFDPIREVAKALDMSPEELLKK; this comes from the coding sequence GTGAAAAATAGTAAACGTAAAGGTTATCAAAGCTTGATCCTCTCGCTTGTATTTATGCTTGTCATCCTGTCCGGTTGCGGAGCCTCAGCAAGTTCAAGCTCCAGTGAAGGCGGAATGCCGGAAGTAATCCGAATCGGTATTATGCCAAGCGAAGAGGGAGAGATGAACCGTTCTCAGGAACAGCTTGCAACAGACATTACTGAAGCAACCGGCATCCCTGCTGAAATTTTTGTAGCGGAAGATTATAACATGGTTATCGAAGCCCTGCGTGCAGGCAAAATTGAAATGGGACTGATTGGGCCATTTGGTTACATCATTGCTACGGAGCGAGCCAATGCCAAGCTGCTTGTTCGTTCCGAAAGTGATCAACAATCGAATACGGTCATCCTTGTTCGTAATGACTCTCCATATCAAAGTGTGCAAGACCTTAAAGGAAAAGACTTTTTGTTTGCCGATCCGGCATCCACATCAGGCAATCTGTATCCACGTGCCACATTAATGAAAGAGCTTGGTCTTTCCAATAAGGAACTGGATTCCTTTTTCGGCAGTGTAGCGTTCTCCGGTGGACATGACAAATCACTGCTTGCACTGGCAAACGGTAATGCAGATGGGATTGGGACGTCAAGTCTCATGGTGCCAATGATGGCAGAATCAGGACTTATTAAAGAGGAAGATTTCCGCGTGATTGCCGAATCGGACCCAATCGTCGGCGGAGCTCCACTGCTTTATCGTCAAGACTTGCCAGAGGAATTGGTTACACAGCTGCGTGATCTTATGCTGAATTACGATACGAAGAATCCCAAATTTCTGGAAAGTGTAGGCGCAGCCCGTTTTGTAGAAGGTAGTGACAGTGATTTTGACCCAATTCGGGAAGTCGCCAAAGCACTGGATATGTCCCCCGAAGAACTGCTGAAAAAGTAG
- a CDS encoding GNAT family N-acetyltransferase, which yields MDYDDIQQTLTTERLCLRLFEEADAATVTELCNNYNIYKSTLTLPYPYTLDCALSWIQHHRQNFETGKHYEFAICDRATGVLYGAIALSYDHRYNHGEIAYWVGEPYWGYGYATEASKTILDFAFHVKKFHKVYGRHFASNPASGKVLQKIGMTQEGILKDHVKKEGQYEDLIYYGIVKNT from the coding sequence ATGGACTATGATGACATTCAACAAACGTTGACTACGGAAAGGCTGTGTCTGAGATTGTTCGAAGAAGCCGATGCTGCCACTGTAACTGAGCTGTGTAACAACTACAATATTTATAAAAGCACGCTTACATTACCTTACCCCTATACGCTCGATTGTGCGTTATCCTGGATTCAGCATCATCGCCAGAATTTTGAGACGGGTAAACACTATGAATTTGCGATTTGTGATAGAGCAACGGGAGTATTATATGGCGCGATAGCCTTATCTTATGATCATCGGTACAATCATGGCGAAATCGCTTATTGGGTCGGTGAGCCCTATTGGGGATATGGTTATGCGACAGAAGCTTCAAAAACGATATTGGACTTTGCTTTTCATGTGAAAAAGTTTCATAAAGTGTACGGACGACACTTTGCTTCCAATCCGGCATCTGGAAAAGTTCTTCAAAAGATAGGCATGACCCAGGAAGGCATATTGAAAGATCATGTGAAGAAAGAAGGCCAGTACGAAGACCTAATCTATTATGGAATTGTAAAAAATACGTGA
- a CDS encoding methyltransferase domain-containing protein, which produces MSEYYWDSKIEYLRNTRGLYYNDDYLQFLVQSVWKITNPVSVIDYGCGFGYLGLKLLPLLPEGSSYTGVEKGEELIKEAREMFSNVPFQTEFMSCDIEQLDVEEKYDIAVSHAFLLHMNNSAVILQKMIESVKDQGKVICFEPHWIGNMANCNLDGVEQSRIVKLGVLQKLFENDYSRTGKDGNIGIRLPILMSQLGLQNVECRMSDKVNFLDQNMEMEGKSSLFNSLREEGIGQEPGDSDEIINSLVSRALQPEEASEQFEAELTFSKRFNQESWLTYAPSMKISFGTIRRA; this is translated from the coding sequence ATGTCTGAATATTATTGGGATAGCAAAATCGAATATCTGAGGAATACGAGAGGCCTTTATTATAATGATGATTACCTGCAATTTCTTGTACAAAGTGTGTGGAAGATCACCAATCCTGTAAGCGTTATCGACTACGGTTGTGGATTCGGTTATCTAGGCCTTAAACTACTTCCATTGTTGCCTGAAGGTTCAAGCTATACGGGAGTGGAAAAAGGGGAGGAATTGATAAAAGAAGCGAGGGAGATGTTCTCGAATGTCCCGTTTCAGACTGAATTTATGTCATGTGACATTGAACAGTTGGACGTAGAAGAGAAGTATGACATTGCCGTGAGTCATGCTTTTTTATTACATATGAACAACTCAGCTGTGATCCTACAGAAGATGATCGAGAGTGTAAAGGACCAAGGTAAAGTTATCTGTTTTGAACCTCATTGGATTGGTAATATGGCGAACTGTAACCTGGATGGTGTTGAACAAAGTCGCATCGTTAAGTTAGGCGTTCTGCAAAAGTTATTCGAGAACGATTACAGCCGTACAGGTAAGGATGGGAACATTGGAATAAGGCTGCCTATATTAATGAGTCAATTGGGATTACAAAACGTGGAATGCAGGATGAGTGATAAGGTTAACTTTTTGGATCAAAACATGGAGATGGAAGGCAAAAGCAGTTTATTCAACTCATTGAGAGAAGAAGGGATTGGGCAGGAACCTGGTGATTCCGATGAGATCATAAACAGCTTAGTGAGTAGAGCATTACAGCCAGAGGAAGCAAGCGAGCAGTTTGAAGCTGAATTAACGTTTTCCAAGAGATTCAATCAGGAGTCCTGGCTAACGTATGCACCCAGCATGAAAATTTCGTTCGGAACGATTCGCAGAGCATAG
- a CDS encoding GNAT family N-acetyltransferase — MNFVYGEYLISDNKEKIDLPTVKGFLARSYWANKRSDEIIEKSISSSICYGIYKAEIQVGFARVVTDEATMFWLCDVFIDEKYRGQGLGKKLIEVITQSDRFKNVMGLLGTLDAHELYEQYQFHRNRDRFMIRLPDDLRDR, encoded by the coding sequence ATGAATTTCGTATATGGAGAATATCTTATTAGTGACAACAAAGAGAAGATCGACCTTCCTACGGTAAAAGGATTTCTTGCAAGGAGCTACTGGGCGAACAAACGATCAGATGAAATCATTGAGAAATCCATCAGTTCTTCCATATGTTATGGGATCTACAAAGCAGAGATTCAAGTGGGATTTGCGAGGGTGGTTACAGATGAGGCTACGATGTTCTGGCTTTGTGATGTTTTTATCGATGAGAAATATCGAGGACAGGGCCTTGGCAAGAAACTCATAGAAGTCATAACACAGTCGGACCGCTTCAAAAATGTAATGGGACTACTTGGAACACTAGATGCACATGAACTATACGAACAGTATCAATTCCATAGAAACCGTGATCGATTCATGATAAGACTTCCAGATGATTTGAGGGACAGGTAA
- a CDS encoding class I SAM-dependent methyltransferase, with product MENKETFNSIANEYEKYRPTYPNEMYNDIFDYSNLDREDKILEIGCGTGQATGGMVERDYKQITCIEYGDSLAQFTAEKFKSYETIKVINSSFEEWNGEGWPFKLAISGTAFHFIEPKFGYRKVWELLESSGSIAFFWTIHVPMFDELHNEIRSHYKELAPHLDDSTFQTPEETINERRAITEETGIFTKIMVREYSQILTYSSNDYISLLNTNSKHRQLPETQKDILFEKIKDSIDQSGGKIYKEHRVALFLGRKFL from the coding sequence TTGGAGAATAAAGAGACGTTTAATTCAATTGCAAATGAATATGAAAAATATAGACCTACCTACCCAAATGAAATGTATAACGATATATTTGATTATTCCAATCTGGATAGAGAAGATAAAATTCTGGAGATTGGTTGCGGGACAGGCCAAGCCACGGGAGGAATGGTCGAAAGAGATTACAAACAAATTACCTGTATTGAATACGGTGACAGTTTGGCCCAGTTCACTGCCGAGAAATTTAAATCCTATGAAACGATCAAGGTGATTAATAGCTCCTTTGAAGAATGGAACGGTGAAGGTTGGCCTTTTAAGTTAGCCATTTCAGGCACAGCATTTCATTTTATCGAACCCAAGTTTGGTTATCGTAAAGTATGGGAACTTCTTGAGAGTTCAGGTTCGATTGCCTTTTTTTGGACCATACATGTGCCCATGTTTGATGAGCTCCATAACGAAATACGATCACACTATAAAGAACTTGCACCACATTTGGACGATTCAACGTTCCAAACCCCCGAAGAAACCATCAATGAAAGAAGAGCAATCACGGAGGAGACAGGAATCTTTACCAAGATAATGGTTAGAGAGTACAGTCAAATTCTCACATATTCAAGCAACGATTATATTTCATTACTTAACACGAATTCGAAGCATAGACAGCTTCCCGAAACACAAAAGGATATTTTATTTGAAAAGATTAAAGACTCAATTGATCAATCAGGCGGAAAGATTTATAAAGAACACAGAGTGGCATTATTTTTAGGGAGAAAATTTTTGTAG
- a CDS encoding GNAT family N-acetyltransferase: protein MSETIVLNHNVLIREIEHEDIPELYELIYEDEQPEWKKWDAPYFPLEQVSYTVFQEYTSKEMLEDGEPAHRMIIQINDEIVGTVNYYWEHKPSNWMEVGIVIYKPKYWNGGYGTAVLKMWIDYLFKKLPIVRVGLTTWSGNERMMKVAEKLGMQLEGRLRKCRFYNNTYYDSIRMGLLREEWITQ, encoded by the coding sequence ATAAGTGAAACCATAGTGTTAAATCATAACGTTCTAATTAGGGAGATAGAGCACGAAGATATCCCTGAGCTCTACGAGCTGATATATGAAGATGAACAACCGGAGTGGAAAAAGTGGGACGCACCTTATTTTCCGTTGGAGCAAGTCAGTTATACTGTGTTTCAAGAATATACAAGTAAGGAAATGCTAGAAGATGGTGAGCCCGCTCATAGAATGATCATTCAAATTAATGATGAGATCGTAGGTACAGTGAATTATTATTGGGAGCACAAACCGTCCAACTGGATGGAAGTAGGGATCGTCATATATAAACCCAAGTATTGGAATGGTGGATATGGAACGGCTGTTTTGAAGATGTGGATCGACTATTTGTTCAAAAAGCTACCTATAGTCCGAGTAGGATTAACAACCTGGTCAGGAAATGAAAGAATGATGAAGGTCGCAGAGAAACTGGGCATGCAGCTGGAAGGAAGACTTCGGAAGTGCCGCTTCTACAATAATACATACTATGATTCGATCCGTATGGGATTATTAAGAGAGGAATGGATTACCCAATAA
- a CDS encoding VOC family protein, whose protein sequence is MEVGKIIGIAYNVIPVNDVEQSATWFVKHFGFNIRNRREGYLSLFRENRPILDLIQSDNDTRAVFEVNNQKRWVITFFTNDILILHNDLKTAGVNVRNISDEGKYGKFFVFEDLDGNLFDVWEHHDCELIY, encoded by the coding sequence ATGGAAGTTGGGAAAATAATAGGGATTGCCTACAACGTGATTCCGGTTAACGATGTGGAACAATCCGCGACCTGGTTTGTTAAACATTTTGGGTTCAATATTAGAAATCGAAGAGAAGGCTATCTGAGTCTATTTAGGGAGAATAGACCGATCTTGGATTTGATTCAGAGTGATAATGATACCAGAGCTGTATTTGAAGTAAACAATCAAAAAAGATGGGTAATTACATTCTTCACTAATGATATTTTGATTTTACATAACGATCTGAAAACAGCGGGTGTTAACGTCAGAAACATTAGTGATGAAGGCAAGTATGGTAAGTTCTTTGTGTTTGAAGATCTGGATGGGAATTTGTTTGACGTTTGGGAACATCATGATTGTGAACTGATTTACTGA
- a CDS encoding creatininase family protein, translated as MFDYTNTTAQLTEHNLDTVVIPVGATEQFGPYLPMHLDTLIAEKYAKAYGEVLNAYVLPALPFNTSEEHANFKGTVTVSPNILTAMLEEIIFNLSKQGFCKFLICSGHGGAYWEGAFIKHINYKYPDILVIHPHHQHDAWSVAVKAAAFEGIDELHGGFMSVCTALWLCPEKVVLQPMGSEIPDRNRTFADFMGWDKLTKDGCWGNYVPGELTKEEMAEKGRVFWETFISRKCEGLKEVLEEGYQRKMGLKS; from the coding sequence TTGTTCGATTATACGAACACCACTGCACAATTAACTGAACATAACCTGGATACCGTCGTTATACCCGTTGGTGCAACAGAGCAGTTCGGCCCTTATTTACCAATGCACTTAGATACATTAATTGCAGAAAAATATGCTAAGGCCTATGGCGAAGTACTTAATGCCTATGTGCTCCCGGCACTTCCTTTTAACACATCCGAAGAACATGCGAATTTTAAAGGTACTGTAACCGTAAGCCCTAATATACTAACCGCCATGCTGGAAGAGATCATCTTTAATTTATCCAAACAGGGTTTTTGTAAATTTCTAATCTGTTCGGGGCACGGAGGTGCTTATTGGGAAGGGGCATTTATTAAGCACATCAATTATAAATATCCAGATATCCTGGTAATCCACCCTCATCATCAACATGATGCATGGTCAGTAGCGGTAAAAGCAGCAGCGTTTGAAGGGATAGATGAATTACATGGCGGCTTTATGTCCGTGTGTACCGCTTTATGGTTGTGCCCGGAAAAAGTGGTTTTACAACCAATGGGGTCTGAAATACCAGATAGGAATAGAACATTTGCTGATTTCATGGGCTGGGACAAGTTAACTAAAGACGGGTGTTGGGGAAACTATGTGCCGGGTGAATTAACCAAGGAAGAGATGGCCGAGAAGGGAAGAGTATTTTGGGAAACGTTTATATCAAGAAAATGTGAGGGGCTGAAAGAAGTACTGGAAGAAGGGTACCAACGAAAAATGGGTCTGAAAAGCTAG
- a CDS encoding GNAT family N-acetyltransferase: MITYRFVTNEDIPHIQTIARDTWMFTYGDIYSKDYIHNFLNVAYSTENLSRSVERDQQSSKRKFLIAEYNNVIAGFAQTTQVHEEEYELIRIYIRPEYHKLGIGTGFIQRYIQVLAPIKQLFAWVAKDNDIGRGFYEKCGFKETEEKVELIGGNTKKQLKYELEL, translated from the coding sequence ATGATTACATATCGATTTGTTACGAATGAGGATATCCCTCATATCCAAACTATTGCTCGTGATACGTGGATGTTTACTTATGGGGACATTTACTCCAAAGATTACATTCATAACTTTCTAAATGTTGCTTATTCGACTGAGAACTTAAGTCGTTCTGTAGAGAGAGACCAGCAAAGTTCCAAACGAAAGTTTTTAATAGCGGAATATAACAACGTCATCGCTGGATTTGCCCAAACAACTCAAGTTCATGAAGAAGAGTATGAATTAATCCGAATCTATATACGGCCAGAATATCACAAGCTGGGAATTGGAACAGGCTTCATTCAGAGATATATTCAAGTGTTAGCACCGATAAAGCAATTGTTTGCCTGGGTAGCTAAAGACAATGATATAGGAAGAGGGTTTTATGAGAAGTGTGGATTTAAAGAAACAGAAGAAAAGGTTGAACTAATTGGAGGAAACACCAAAAAACAGCTTAAATACGAATTGGAATTATAG
- a CDS encoding NUDIX hydrolase, whose amino-acid sequence MKFIVSASVIVLNENNEILLMKGRRGWEMPQGCVEKGETIRQAAVREVKEETGIDIELVHFCGVYQNITRGVCNHIFTGKPVGGTLTTSNESEAVGFFTLEQADEMITWGNFRERIHYALDAAMHPFLIEFAE is encoded by the coding sequence ATGAAATTTATCGTTTCTGCAAGTGTAATCGTACTTAATGAAAATAACGAGATTTTGCTTATGAAAGGGAGAAGGGGATGGGAAATGCCGCAAGGATGTGTGGAAAAAGGAGAAACAATAAGGCAAGCCGCCGTTCGGGAAGTGAAAGAAGAAACTGGGATTGATATCGAACTGGTCCATTTTTGTGGTGTGTACCAAAATATCACTCGAGGAGTATGTAACCATATTTTCACCGGGAAGCCTGTAGGCGGCACGCTCACGACCAGTAATGAAAGTGAGGCAGTCGGTTTCTTCACATTGGAACAGGCAGATGAAATGATTACTTGGGGAAATTTCCGGGAACGAATCCATTACGCTTTGGATGCCGCAATGCATCCCTTTTTGATTGAATTTGCAGAATAG
- a CDS encoding Gfo/Idh/MocA family protein — protein sequence MFYAPKSVKKEVACGPGEFTIAAVALDHGHIYGMVGGLVEAGATLKWVYDPDPAKVEAFRKQFPQAQAAASEEQVLADDQVQLVAGAAITSERAPLGMRVLASGKDYFTDKAPFTTLDQLSKAREEVKRTGKKYMVYYSERLHVESAIYAGQLIEQGAIGKVVQVMGTGPHRLNAPGRPEWFFQHDKYGGILCDIGSHQIEQFLTFASCTDAEVAFSRVHNFHHPQFPELEDFGEASLIGNNGASGYFRVDWFTPDGLGTWGDGRTVILGTDGYIELRKYIDVAREPVGDQVYLVNHEGEYRYSVKGQVGYPFFGDLIRDCLERTETAMTQEHAFKAAELCLIAQHKAMSERVVWSSGAK from the coding sequence ATGTTTTATGCGCCCAAAAGTGTGAAAAAAGAGGTTGCATGCGGTCCGGGTGAGTTCACCATTGCTGCTGTAGCACTTGATCATGGGCACATTTATGGTATGGTTGGAGGTTTGGTGGAGGCAGGGGCAACGCTCAAATGGGTATATGATCCGGATCCTGCCAAGGTGGAGGCCTTTCGCAAACAGTTTCCACAGGCACAGGCCGCAGCTTCGGAAGAACAAGTGCTGGCAGATGATCAGGTGCAGTTAGTGGCCGGAGCAGCCATTACTTCGGAACGTGCGCCACTAGGCATGAGGGTTTTGGCGTCAGGCAAGGATTATTTTACGGACAAAGCCCCATTCACCACATTGGACCAATTATCTAAGGCAAGGGAAGAAGTTAAACGGACCGGGAAGAAATACATGGTTTATTATAGTGAGCGCCTGCATGTCGAAAGTGCAATCTATGCCGGGCAGCTGATTGAGCAAGGAGCCATCGGTAAGGTTGTGCAGGTGATGGGAACAGGACCGCATCGATTGAATGCTCCAGGACGGCCAGAGTGGTTTTTCCAACATGATAAATATGGCGGTATCCTCTGTGACATTGGAAGTCATCAGATTGAACAGTTCCTCACGTTCGCCTCATGCACGGATGCGGAAGTGGCATTCAGCCGGGTGCATAACTTCCATCATCCACAATTCCCTGAACTGGAGGACTTCGGCGAAGCGTCTCTCATTGGAAACAATGGGGCATCCGGTTACTTCCGGGTAGACTGGTTCACACCGGACGGTCTCGGGACATGGGGTGATGGGCGTACTGTAATCTTGGGAACAGACGGGTACATTGAATTGCGGAAATATATTGACGTCGCGAGAGAGCCGGTGGGAGATCAGGTCTATCTGGTTAACCATGAAGGTGAATACCGTTACAGTGTTAAAGGACAGGTCGGCTATCCGTTCTTCGGAGATCTCATCCGGGATTGTCTGGAGCGGACGGAGACAGCTATGACACAGGAACATGCATTTAAGGCGGCAGAGCTTTGCCTGATTGCCCAGCATAAAGCCATGAGTGAAAGAGTTGTCTGGAGCAGCGGCGCGAAGTAA